The following is a genomic window from Verrucosispora sp. WMMD573.
CGGGCTCGGTCTCGGCGCGACCCAGGCCGGGTTCCGGTACGGCTGGGCTCTCGCCATCGCCGCGATGACGATGCAGACCGTGCGGCACATGACCGACGCGTGGTACGGCGTGCTGCACGACGAGGCGGCACGCCGGCCGAAGAGCGTCGGCGCTGGTGGCGGCGGCATCGGTGACCGGTTGAACGCCGCGTCGACCCGGGTGCAGGCCGATGCCGGCTCGGTGTCGTACTGGCTCAAGCGCACTGTGGTCTTTCCGATCGGGGAGCGGTGGGCGTTGATCTCGCTGGCCGTGGCGCTCTTCGACCAGCGGATCGCCCTGCTCGCGGTGCTGACCTGGGCCTTGCTGGCGTTCGGGTACACCGGCGCGCTGCGTACCCTGCGCGCCCGCTGGATGTGGGTGCCGGTGCTGGACACGCTGGACGCGACCCTGCACCGCGACGACGGTCCGCTGGCCGCCCGGCTACCCACGCTGCGTCGGCCGGGTCCGCTGGTGCTCGCGGTGGGTGCGGCGCTGGGCGCGGCGATCCTGCTGCTGGTGACGCTGGTGGACGGCACGGACGGCGGTGCGCCACCGTGGCTGCGTTGGGTGGCGGTGCTGGTGGTGCTGGCGGCCCTGCTGGTCGCCGCGGCCGGGTCCGGGGCGGCACACAACGGGCCGTTGGACTGGCTGGTGCCGGCGGCGCTACGGGCCGGGGAGTACCTGTTCGCCATCGCGGTCGGCGTGATCGGCGGCGCGCCGCCCTGGCTCATCTTCGGGTACGTCTTCGTGCTCACCCTGCACCACTACGACCTGGTCGCCCGGCTGGAGAAGCGGCAGCCCGCACCGCCGCTGCACGCCGCCACGCTCGGCTGGGAGGGGCGTTCGGCGCTGCTGGCCCTGGCGGCGATCGCCGGAATCGTGAGTATTGGTCTGGCTACACTCGGTATCTACCTGTTGGCGCTGTTCGTGGTGAGCGTGGTGCTGGCCTGGGTGGTCCGGCCGGTACGCCCCGCGCAGGTGCCGGCGGGTGCGGGAGGTCGTGCGACGCGTTGAGGAGGGGCCGGGACGATGACGCTTGTCAGCTTCGTCGTCCCGGCCTTCCGGGTGCAGGGCTACCTGCGCGAATGCCTGGACTCGATCCTCGCCCAACCGGTCGCCGACATCGAGGTGATCGGGATCGACGACTGCTCACCGGACGGCAGCGGCGACATCCTCTCCGAGTACGCCGAGCGCGACGACCGGGTGACCGCCGTACGCCTGGACCGCAACGTCGGGCTCGGCCCGGCGCGCAACGTCGGGCTGGACCGGGCCGTCGGCGAGTACGTCTGGTTCGTCGACGGTGACGACTGGCTGACGGCGGACTGCCTGGTCGAGGTGGCCGCCCGACTGCGCGAGACCCGGCCGGACGTGCTGCTCGTCGACCACGTACGCGCGCACTGGGACGACACGGTGACCCGCAGCGCGATGGCGGAGGTCTTTCCCGTGCCGCCCGGGGCGGTGACGTTCCGGCTGGTCGAGCGGCCGGAGACGGTGCGGCTGCTGCACACCGCGTGGAATCGACTGGTCCGCCGGCAGTTCCTGGCCGACGTGGGGCTGCGTTTCGCGCCCGGCTGGTACGAGGACGTCTCGTTCAGCTATCCGGCGCTGCTGGCCGCCGACCGGATCGGCGTGCTGGACCTGGTCTGCGTCAACTATCGGCAGCGGCGGGCGGGGGCGATCACGAGGACCCGCGGCGAGCGCCATTTCGACGTGTTCGAGCAGTGGCACCGGGTGTTCCGGGAACTGGACCGGCTCGGCGCGGCGGAGCTGCGGCCGGTGATCTTCGAGCGGATGATGTGGCACTACCTGGTGGTGCTCGGTAACGGCGACCGGATCGGACCCGAACTGCGACCGACCTTCTTCGCCCGGGTCGCCATCGAGCACG
Proteins encoded in this region:
- a CDS encoding DUF5941 domain-containing protein, producing the protein MPTGTGETNVERLATQWRQAGATEVRVATDLVELAELSGSANAPVVISGADLVAHTAVLRHLLTSPVGPTVALVLTDPPSDGRTVLREERGQVVDAGRPEQLAGDTATGIFGGAVRVGREDVPALVAAARAVAAGRLPAGAVAVELFESAGPVESAGPVEPAGPVARAGTAAGPVVDQLFAALTGQGALVFAHRVRLLVAHRVDDAAGLTRAEAAVAAVDEDRAELRLSVKEKDDFFTTYFVSTWSPYVTKVCTRLGLSPTAVTMVSVAFAAAAAAMFAAGGRPLLVVGAVLLYLGFVLDCVDGQLARYTRNFSAWGGWLDTMADRAKEYLVYAGLGLGATQAGFRYGWALAIAAMTMQTVRHMTDAWYGVLHDEAARRPKSVGAGGGGIGDRLNAASTRVQADAGSVSYWLKRTVVFPIGERWALISLAVALFDQRIALLAVLTWALLAFGYTGALRTLRARWMWVPVLDTLDATLHRDDGPLAARLPTLRRPGPLVLAVGAALGAAILLLVTLVDGTDGGAPPWLRWVAVLVVLAALLVAAAGSGAAHNGPLDWLVPAALRAGEYLFAIAVGVIGGAPPWLIFGYVFVLTLHHYDLVARLEKRQPAPPLHAATLGWEGRSALLALAAIAGIVSIGLATLGIYLLALFVVSVVLAWVVRPVRPAQVPAGAGGRATR